cgagtaagCGGACGTTTCAGACATAGAGTATGAAACATGGAGATAGCAttcatgaaaattgtgataaTACAATAGCAGTTGGTGATCAACTGTTCAAAACTACATCTTTTGAGGAAAAACAATTGCAAACTAGATGAAAGGCTCTGAGTTATGTAAAAACTTGCCAAGCAATTATGACTTCAATCCTCCTCAGCCTGCATTGTATCAAGACATAATTCTTAATAAATCGCATCCTCAAGGATATGACTGATTTTCTAGGGACACATGTAATGGAGACAGAGGCGACTGGGCTGGTGCAGGCATGCCTAAAATAACGACTAGGACACAAAACCAATACAAACACATGATGTAAGCTTCCCAATCAACAGATGATGCAAACATCTCACAACTCAATTTTTATACAAATGAATATATATACTGGTTGGGTAATCCAGATAAAATGCATTTTTGATAAATGGGTGTTCTTTCTCATGGAACTTCACAAAATTCCTTCCTAACTAATCCATACTTGAGACAAATCTCAGAAGCTCTAACTGTTCTAAGGAAATGCTCACGAGACATCTATATTTAACAGAACCCAGACAACCTTTAGGTTTTATTGCCAAAATCACTATTCCAAAAAGTAAAGCCAGTAAAACATTTTTCAATGATCTTCACTAGAAATTCAGAGCATAGAGCTCACAGTTAGATAAATAAAGTTAACTTCTAAACTCGTACTTCAGGAAAGACCAACTATACTTCTCGTATTACATTATTTACTGAACAGATGCGTATTTTTGGGAGAATACAAATGGCAAAATATAGTTAATCGCACTCACCCCATAACCAATAAATGAAAGTAAAATCAGTATCAGTAAGAACATAATTACCTTAGACGGAGGGGCATCAGAAAGGATAGGATTCAGTTTTGGCGGAGATTCGTCAAATTTATGAGAGCATTGCGAGTATGCAGAACCAATCCCTACTCCAGCACCAAAAGCTACAGATGCCCAGCGTGTAACCGGACTCCCTAAAACAACAAGCAGCATAACTGATTAGTACAATTGTCTGATGAGAGCAACCCTTAAAGCTTAGTATGGGGGCACACATGGAAAGCATGAATATGACAAAATTTGACATGTTTTACATGAAAATGATATAAATCTATGGGGTTGATTCTCTAAAATACAGCCAGCTGcagaaaataacaaaaaattgaaGAGCATGCTTGAAGCCAGGGGGGGAAACAATTTGTAAAGATCATCCTATTACATTTGGCATAAAGCCTGGAGCGAGTAAATTTGTGAGTTCTATGTAAGTTTGACTTTTGTGTTTCTAAAGGAAAATCTCATCAAATATAGATGCAAGAAAAGAAAGTATTACAAGGACAGGCAATCAACAACCCAGCGCTGACATAGCACAACTATGGCAGATCCTTTAAGGGACACTCTATacattttcagaggtaaaaacgCTATCGCGCAGTAACTCCACATTCCCCTTTTCCATACTTGCACAATAGTGCAGGGATTGCAGTATCTAGCCATGCTGTTAAGAAGCCCGAAACacataaattgaaaaaaaaatcaaacggATTAATAGTCCAAAACACGGCAATTCATATTGAGTTTACAACGCATATAAAAAAGGGACGCAACATTACACAAAGCATTACGATCTAATCACCAAAACTTCGAATCCGGAAAAAGTGGGGAAACATACAATACTTGAAAGAACAGAGGAAAGCAGAAATACTCACGGAAGAGCAACAGCCCGGTAAAAGCACCGGCGAACGAAGAGTAAACAAAGCGACGAAGGCCCAAATCGAGGCAGGCGTCCCATTTTGCATTCAAATCGTATCGAGCTGGAATATCAGCCTTGTTTTCCTCCGCCATTTTTTGTACTTGTCACCTCGAAAACCGTTCTGATTGAGTAGGTTTTTCCAATTCTATCGATGAATTGATGAACTCGCTCCTGCTTCAGCCGAGTGGATCGTTTTGTGCCTGTAACATTGAAACCGTGGCGTTTTCCTAGAGACCGTTCCGTATTTTCAGCTCTGGTCCGGTCCCTCTTTGTTGGGTTGGGCTTTTTACATTATTGATCAATAAGACTCCTCGTCTAAGCCCAAAGTCGCCTCTTGGAGGCCCAATACGTTTTAATGCTTCAAAATCCCCCATTAAACTTacttttaattaattagtatTACTAATACTACTGTTGGAATTGGCATTAGGTCTCAAAATTAGTAACCAAATTCTAATGGAGATACGTTTTATCACGTTTTCCATATggtcaattatttttttataattatcatCTAAATAACTACATCAACTTTGCCACTAATACTAACTAAATATATGATTGATATCGATTTATTGTCATTATACTTTATTAACAGGcataatgaataaaaaatataaatccaAGAATCTGGCAACCGTATGACAATCTC
This Primulina tabacum isolate GXHZ01 unplaced genomic scaffold, ASM2559414v2 Contig104, whole genome shotgun sequence DNA region includes the following protein-coding sequences:
- the LOC142534048 gene encoding uncharacterized protein LOC142534048 isoform X1, with protein sequence MAEENKADIPARYDLNAKWDACLDLGLRRFVYSSFAGAFTGLLLFRSPVTRWASVAFGAGVGIGSAYSQCSHKFDESPPKLNPILSDAPPSKVIMFLLILILLSFIGYGVSAINYILPFVFSQKYASVQ
- the LOC142534048 gene encoding MICOS complex subunit MIC10-like isoform X2; translated protein: MAEENKADIPARYDLNAKWDACLDLGLRRFVYSSFAGAFTGLLLFRSPVTRWASVAFGAGVGIGSAYSQCSHKFDESPPKLNPILSDAPPSKAEED
- the LOC142534048 gene encoding MICOS complex subunit MIC10-like isoform X3 → MAEENKADIPARYDLNAKWDACLDLGLRRFVYSSFAGAFTGLLLFRSPVTRWASVAFGAGVGIGSAYSQCSHKFDESPPKLNPILSDAPPSKSLF